A single region of the Glycine max cultivar Williams 82 chromosome 20, Glycine_max_v4.0, whole genome shotgun sequence genome encodes:
- the LOC100786161 gene encoding lignin-forming anionic peroxidase, translated as MAYRTSSITSLFVTLVLLGTILCDAQLSSTFYDSACPNALSTIRSVIRSAVSAERRMAASLIRLHFHDCFVQGCDASILLDDSSTIESEKSALQNANSIRGYNIIDQAKSEVEKVCPGVVSCADIVAVAARDASFAVGGPSWTVKLGRRDSTTASKSSATSDLPRFTDDLDTLISKFNNKGLTARDMVTLSGAHTIGQAQCFTFRGRIYNNASDIDAGFASTRQRGCPSVSNDDNDKKLAALDLVTPNSFDNNYFKNLIQKKGLLQSDQVLFSGGSTDSIVSEYSKNPTTFKSDFAAAMIKMGDIEPLTGSAGMIRKICSSVN; from the exons ATGGCGTATAGAACTTCAAGTATCACAAGTTTGTTCGTGACATTGGTGCTGTTAGGCACGATATTATGTGATGCACAATTGTCTTCTACGTTTTATGACAGTGCATGCCCCAATGCACTTAGCACCATAAGATCTGTCATTCGTAGTGCAGTTTCTGCGGAGCGCCGCATGGCTGCTTCTCTCATTCGCCTTCATTTTCACGATTGCTTCGTTCAG GGTTGTGATGCATCAATATTGCTTGATGATAGCTCCACTATCGAGAGCGAAAAGAGTGCACTTCAGAATGCTAACTCAATAAGGGGATATAACATCATCGACCAAGCAAAATCTGAGGTGGAGAAAGTATGTCCCGGGGTTGTGTCATGCGCTGACATTGTAGCAGTAGCAGCACGTGATGCATCATTTGCC gtGGGTGGTCCATCATGGACTGTGAAGCTTGGACGAAGAGATTCTACCACTGCAAGCAAAAGTTCGGCTACTAGTGACCTTCCACGATTCACAGACGATCTTGACACTCTTATCTCTAAATTCAATAATAAGGGTCTCACTGCCAGAGACATGGTTACTCTATCCG GTGCCCACACAATCGGACAAGCTCAATGCTTCACATTTCGTGGAAGGATATACAATAATGCAAGTGACATTGATGCAGGATTTGCTAGCACTCGTCAACGTGGTTGTCCATCCGTCAgtaatgatgataatgataagaaATTGGCTGCACTAGACTTGGTCACACCCAATTCATTTGACAACAACTACTTCAAGAATTTGATTCAGAAGAAGGGTCTTCTTCAATCAGACCAAGTTCTGTTTAGTGGAGGATCTACAGATTCTATTGTCTCCGAATACAGCAAAAATCCTACAACCTTTAAATCCGACTTCGCAGCTGCTATGATAAAAATGGGAGATATTGAACCATTAACTGGTTCAGCTGGAATGATAAGAAAGATTTGCAGTTCTGTCAACTAA